A single genomic interval of Bradyrhizobium sp. sBnM-33 harbors:
- a CDS encoding DUF2125 domain-containing protein: MPDMNPAPRRRPLWRLFIMPALLVIAAAAWSAFWFYAASEVGVHADAWAAQEAKSGRLYTCGKRSVAGYPFRLEVRCDDASVSLVSQTAGAQAPFTARLGEIMVIAQIYQPKLLIAEFKAPATLADRGQPPSMKVNWTLGRSSVSGLPNVPQRASIVFDNPSIDRVNGPVETPLARAGHVELHGRLAEGSTKDHPVIDAVLQISGGNVQEAHPVLAQQFDADIQTKLTGLKNLSPKPWPERFRELQAAGGQVEIVRSRIQQGDLISLAAGTLSLNAQGRIDGELQMTVAGIEKVIPLLGLEKMLEEGVPQATLDRVAPGVKSQDLNNLFGALDKAIPGLGKVVKQNANAGVAAGINSLGKEAELEGRKARAFPLRFVDGAVFLGPIKVGQVPPLF; this comes from the coding sequence ATGCCTGACATGAACCCCGCGCCGCGCCGGCGCCCGCTGTGGCGCCTCTTCATCATGCCTGCTCTGCTCGTTATTGCTGCCGCGGCATGGAGCGCGTTCTGGTTCTATGCCGCGTCCGAAGTCGGCGTGCACGCCGACGCATGGGCCGCGCAGGAAGCAAAGTCCGGGCGCCTCTACACGTGCGGCAAGCGCTCCGTCGCGGGCTATCCGTTCCGCCTCGAAGTCCGCTGCGACGACGCCAGCGTTTCGCTGGTTTCGCAGACCGCCGGCGCGCAGGCGCCGTTCACCGCGCGGCTCGGCGAGATCATGGTGATCGCGCAGATCTACCAGCCGAAACTCTTAATCGCCGAATTCAAGGCGCCGGCCACGCTCGCCGATCGCGGCCAGCCGCCGTCGATGAAGGTGAACTGGACCTTGGGCCGCAGCAGCGTGAGCGGATTGCCCAATGTGCCGCAGCGCGCTTCCATAGTGTTCGACAATCCCTCGATCGACCGCGTCAACGGACCGGTCGAGACGCCGCTCGCGCGCGCCGGCCATGTCGAGCTGCACGGCCGTCTTGCCGAAGGCTCGACGAAGGATCACCCTGTGATCGACGCTGTGCTGCAGATATCGGGCGGCAACGTGCAGGAGGCGCACCCGGTGCTGGCGCAGCAGTTCGATGCCGACATCCAGACCAAGCTCACGGGTTTGAAGAATCTTTCACCAAAACCGTGGCCCGAACGGTTCAGGGAGCTGCAGGCGGCGGGCGGCCAAGTCGAGATTGTGCGGTCGCGGATTCAGCAGGGCGACCTGATCTCGTTGGCCGCCGGCACGTTGAGCCTCAATGCACAGGGTCGGATCGACGGCGAATTGCAGATGACGGTGGCGGGAATCGAGAAGGTGATTCCGCTGCTCGGTCTTGAAAAGATGCTGGAGGAGGGCGTGCCACAGGCAACCCTCGATCGCGTCGCACCCGGCGTCAAGAGCCAGGATCTTAACAATCTATTCGGCGCGCTCGACAAGGCGATCCCGGGGCTCGGCAAAGTCGTCAAGCAGAACGCCAATGCCGGCGTCGCGGCCGGCATCAATTCGCTCGGCAAGGAAGCGGAGCTGGAGGGACGGAAGGCGCGCGCCTTCCCGCTGCGCTTTGTCGACGGCGCGGTGTTTCTGGGGCCGATAAAAGTAGGGCAGGTGCCGCCGCTGTTCTAG
- a CDS encoding gamma-glutamylcyclotransferase yields the protein MSAIEFNDTEFLKGDLWVFGYGSLMWRPGFEFIERVPARLIGEHRALCVYSFVHRGTPEKPGLVLGLDRGGACRGIAFRIAEKNRAATVAYLREREQVTSVYREVMRSVWLENDARQRVSALVYVVDRGHVQYAGRLSLTEQLRHVQQGHGQSGVNRDYVLATVKAIEAEGFRDSQLHRLAAMLHNQHPPPLPAENSDR from the coding sequence ATGTCCGCAATTGAGTTCAACGATACGGAATTCTTGAAAGGCGACCTCTGGGTGTTCGGCTATGGCTCCCTGATGTGGCGCCCGGGCTTCGAGTTTATTGAACGGGTTCCGGCGCGGCTGATCGGCGAACACCGCGCGCTCTGCGTCTACTCCTTTGTCCATCGCGGCACGCCGGAAAAGCCCGGCCTCGTCCTCGGACTCGATCGCGGCGGCGCCTGCCGCGGCATCGCGTTCCGCATCGCGGAGAAGAACCGCGCCGCCACCGTCGCCTATTTGCGCGAGCGCGAGCAGGTCACCTCGGTCTACCGCGAGGTGATGCGGTCGGTGTGGCTGGAGAACGATGCGCGTCAACGCGTCAGCGCACTCGTCTACGTGGTCGATCGCGGCCACGTGCAATATGCCGGCCGGCTGTCGCTCACCGAGCAGCTACGTCATGTGCAGCAGGGGCACGGCCAGTCCGGCGTCAACCGAGATTACGTTCTGGCCACCGTAAAGGCGATCGAGGCGGAAGGCTTTCGCGATTCCCAACTGCACCGGCTCGCAGCGATGCTGCACAACCAGCATCCACCGCCTCTTCCCGCAGAGAACAGCGACCGTTGA
- a CDS encoding alpha/beta fold hydrolase, with the protein MQVTDDELVNFEANGSAPLPASGREGFVENDGARIWYAAYGSGPAVILLHGGLGNAGNWGHQIPALVQARRTVVAIDSRGHGRSTRDSQPFSYKRMARDVLAVMDHLGLERAALVGWSDGACTALILADRHPERVSGVFFFACNMDSSGTHEFKPTPVTDRCFRRHKRDYEALSATPAEFETFVADVTRMMQSEPNYSANQLGGIKVPVAVVLGENDEFIRAEHADYLARSIPRAELIVLPGVSHFAPLQRPELFNREVLRFLDRIA; encoded by the coding sequence ATGCAAGTGACAGATGACGAACTGGTGAACTTCGAGGCGAACGGCTCTGCGCCGCTTCCGGCCTCCGGAAGAGAAGGCTTCGTAGAAAACGACGGCGCGCGTATCTGGTATGCCGCCTATGGTTCCGGCCCCGCCGTCATCCTGCTCCACGGCGGGCTCGGCAACGCCGGAAACTGGGGCCACCAGATTCCGGCCCTTGTCCAGGCCCGCCGGACAGTCGTCGCCATCGATAGTCGTGGGCATGGTCGCAGCACGCGCGACTCCCAGCCCTTCAGCTACAAACGGATGGCAAGGGATGTGCTGGCCGTGATGGATCACCTCGGCCTTGAAAGGGCGGCACTTGTCGGCTGGAGCGATGGCGCCTGCACAGCGCTCATCCTTGCCGACAGGCATCCAGAGCGCGTCTCCGGCGTCTTCTTCTTCGCCTGCAATATGGACTCGAGTGGCACCCACGAGTTCAAACCGACGCCGGTGACCGATCGGTGCTTCCGCCGCCACAAGAGGGACTATGAGGCGCTATCTGCGACACCCGCCGAGTTTGAGACATTCGTCGCCGACGTGACGCGCATGATGCAGAGCGAGCCGAACTACAGCGCCAACCAGCTTGGGGGCATCAAGGTGCCCGTCGCTGTCGTCCTCGGTGAGAACGACGAATTCATCCGGGCGGAGCATGCCGATTACCTGGCGCGCAGCATTCCCCGCGCCGAACTGATCGTGCTTCCCGGCGTCAGCCATTTCGCGCCGCTACAGCGCCCGGAGCTCTTCAATCGCGAAGTACTCCGGTTTCTTGACCGGATCGCATGA
- a CDS encoding YdcF family protein, whose translation MDLQHDDSTPGTQAARPRGWLRAVIVGSMAILFVGAAVGFIAFLSQLRGVEIKPARSADGIVVFTGGSSRVSDAMELLAGGYGKRLLISGVHPTNAVRDISRSLPDNQSLLGCCVDLDRSAVNTRSNAAETRRWARERGFKSLIVVTSNYHMPRAILELSHAMPDVALIPFAVIGDKWRDEPWWTSGATLRLLLSEYAKYVAAEVRVRLASAGIDLVPEPSDQPAPAPSRPATAQVN comes from the coding sequence ATGGATTTGCAGCACGACGATAGCACGCCGGGAACGCAGGCCGCGCGGCCACGCGGATGGCTGCGCGCGGTCATCGTCGGCTCCATGGCGATCCTGTTCGTCGGTGCGGCGGTAGGTTTCATCGCCTTTCTCTCGCAATTGCGCGGCGTCGAAATCAAGCCGGCGCGCAGCGCCGACGGGATCGTGGTCTTCACCGGCGGCTCGTCGCGGGTGTCGGATGCGATGGAATTGTTGGCCGGCGGCTACGGCAAGCGGCTGTTGATTTCGGGCGTGCATCCGACCAACGCCGTGCGCGATATTTCGCGCTCGCTGCCCGACAACCAGTCGCTGCTCGGCTGCTGCGTCGATCTCGACCGCTCCGCGGTCAACACGCGCAGCAATGCCGCCGAGACGCGGCGCTGGGCGCGAGAGCGCGGTTTCAAGTCGCTGATCGTGGTGACGTCGAACTACCACATGCCGCGGGCCATCCTGGAATTGTCGCATGCGATGCCTGACGTCGCGCTGATTCCGTTCGCGGTCATCGGCGACAAATGGCGCGACGAGCCGTGGTGGACCAGCGGCGCGACGCTGCGTCTGTTGCTGTCGGAATATGCGAAATATGTCGCCGCCGAAGTGCGCGTGCGCCTCGCCAGTGCGGGCATCGATCTCGTGCCCGAACCTTCCGATCAGCCCGCGCCGGCGCCGAGCCGGCCAGCGACGGCGCAAGTCAACTAG
- a CDS encoding cell division protein FtsX yields MSRAGDEHGPLVDLGTERPQVPARARNMSPIVPRASISGRALVAVVAIMTFLASITTGTVLLVSASAAEWQSEVASEITMQVRPQAGRDLERDVAAAAEAMRTQPGIVQVKPFSKDESARLLEPWLGSGLSIEQLPVPRVVVARVQPGTTLDLAALRARVTQVAPSASVDDHRAWIERMRSMTGATVFAGVGILALVIVATIISVSFATRGAMAANRPIVEVLHFVGAGDRYIANHFLRHFLRLGLEGGVIGGGAAMLGFGFSESIAAWFSGTPVGDQFAALLGTFSLPPSGYLALAVQAVAIAAITAWASRRTLFATLDDID; encoded by the coding sequence ATGAGTAGGGCCGGTGACGAGCATGGGCCGCTGGTGGACCTCGGGACCGAACGCCCGCAGGTGCCGGCGCGCGCGCGCAACATGTCGCCGATCGTGCCGCGGGCGTCGATCTCCGGCCGCGCGCTGGTCGCTGTCGTCGCTATCATGACGTTCCTGGCATCCATCACCACCGGCACCGTGCTGCTCGTCAGCGCATCGGCGGCGGAATGGCAGTCTGAAGTCGCGAGCGAAATCACCATGCAGGTGCGCCCGCAGGCGGGGCGCGACCTCGAGCGCGATGTGGCCGCGGCGGCGGAGGCGATGCGGACCCAGCCCGGCATCGTCCAGGTCAAGCCGTTCAGCAAGGATGAATCGGCCAGATTGCTGGAGCCGTGGCTCGGCAGCGGGCTGTCGATCGAGCAGTTGCCGGTGCCGCGCGTCGTCGTCGCGCGCGTCCAGCCCGGCACCACGCTCGACCTCGCGGCATTGCGCGCCAGGGTGACGCAAGTGGCGCCGTCGGCAAGCGTCGACGATCATCGCGCCTGGATCGAGCGCATGCGCTCGATGACTGGCGCCACCGTGTTTGCCGGCGTCGGCATTCTCGCATTGGTGATCGTGGCGACGATCATTTCGGTGTCGTTCGCGACCCGCGGCGCAATGGCGGCGAATCGCCCGATCGTCGAGGTGCTGCACTTCGTCGGCGCCGGCGATCGCTATATCGCCAACCATTTCCTGCGGCATTTTCTCAGGCTCGGGCTGGAGGGCGGGGTGATCGGCGGCGGCGCCGCGATGCTGGGTTTTGGCTTTTCCGAATCGATCGCCGCCTGGTTCTCGGGCACCCCCGTCGGCGATCAATTCGCAGCGCTGCTGGGGACATTTTCGCTGCCGCCATCTGGCTATCTGGCGTTGGCGGTGCAGGCTGTGGCAATTGCCGCCATTACCGCCTGGGCGTCGCGGCGGACGCTGTTTGCGACGCTGGACGATATCGATTGA
- the ftsE gene encoding cell division ATP-binding protein FtsE, whose amino-acid sequence MVRFENVGLRYGLGPEILRDLSFVIPAHSFQFLTGPSGAGKTSLLRLLFLSLRPTRGLVNLFGQDVSLLGKDQIAGLRTRIGIVLQDFRLLDHMTTYENVALPFRVMGRDESSYRREVIDLLKWVGLGERMDALPPILSGGEKQRAAIARAVISRPQLLLADEPTGSVDPTLGRRLLRLFIELNRLGTAVIIATHDITLMDQYEARRMVLHQGRLHIYE is encoded by the coding sequence TTGGTTCGGTTCGAAAATGTCGGTTTGAGGTACGGGCTCGGCCCGGAGATTTTGCGCGACCTTTCCTTTGTGATTCCCGCCCATTCCTTCCAGTTTCTCACCGGTCCCTCGGGCGCGGGCAAGACCTCGCTGCTGCGGCTGTTGTTTCTGTCGCTGCGGCCGACCCGCGGCCTCGTCAACCTGTTCGGCCAGGACGTCTCGCTGCTGGGCAAGGATCAGATTGCGGGTCTGCGCACGCGCATCGGAATCGTGCTGCAGGATTTTCGTCTGCTCGACCACATGACGACCTACGAGAACGTGGCGCTGCCGTTCCGCGTGATGGGCCGTGACGAATCCAGCTATCGCCGTGAGGTGATCGATCTCCTGAAGTGGGTCGGCCTCGGCGAGCGCATGGACGCGCTGCCGCCGATCCTGTCGGGCGGTGAGAAGCAGCGCGCGGCGATCGCGCGCGCGGTGATCTCGCGGCCGCAATTGCTGTTGGCGGACGAGCCGACCGGCAGCGTCGATCCGACGCTCGGCCGGCGCTTGCTACGGTTGTTTATCGAGTTGAACAGGCTGGGCACCGCGGTGATCATCGCGACCCACGATATCACGCTGATGGACCAGTACGAGGCGCGGCGGATGGTGCTGCACCAGGGACGGCTGCACATCTATGAGTAG
- a CDS encoding MJ0042-type zinc finger domain-containing protein produces the protein MHIVCPHCTTSYAINPATLGAAGRTVRCSRCKETWLARPEDAIELAAAEPAAMPSPPPAPAQSSQPAANDAAAEWEAMAREEEGQDTPVVDSPSISAGWPAESEGSRQGGDSDWPSVARRDAEDHDDIPITTHRERLARLLRLPSLPRIPFMPSIGLPTACAAMGALILALMIWRTEIVRLLPQTATFYKMVGLEVNLRGLAFKDIKITNETVDGKPVLVIEGVIVGETKRPVELPRLRFSVRDAQGAEIYAWNAVLEQPVLKPGERAYFKSRLASPPPEGRNIDVRFFNKRDLAGHA, from the coding sequence ATGCATATCGTTTGTCCCCATTGTACAACATCTTACGCCATCAATCCGGCCACCTTGGGCGCCGCCGGGCGCACCGTCCGCTGCTCCCGCTGCAAGGAAACCTGGCTGGCGCGGCCCGAGGACGCGATCGAACTGGCCGCCGCCGAACCGGCCGCCATGCCAAGTCCTCCGCCAGCTCCGGCGCAATCGAGCCAGCCGGCCGCAAACGATGCCGCGGCCGAATGGGAGGCGATGGCGCGCGAGGAAGAGGGACAGGACACCCCGGTGGTCGACAGTCCCTCGATTTCGGCCGGCTGGCCGGCCGAGAGCGAAGGGTCGCGCCAGGGCGGCGACAGCGACTGGCCATCGGTTGCCCGGCGGGATGCCGAAGACCATGACGACATCCCGATCACCACGCACCGCGAGCGGCTGGCCCGTCTTTTGCGGCTGCCCTCCCTGCCCCGTATTCCGTTCATGCCGTCCATCGGCCTGCCGACCGCCTGCGCCGCGATGGGCGCGCTGATACTGGCGCTGATGATCTGGCGCACCGAAATCGTGCGGCTGCTACCGCAAACCGCGACGTTCTACAAGATGGTCGGGTTGGAAGTGAACCTGCGCGGGCTGGCGTTCAAGGACATCAAGATCACCAACGAGACCGTGGACGGCAAGCCGGTTCTGGTCATCGAGGGCGTGATCGTCGGCGAGACAAAAAGGCCGGTCGAATTGCCGCGGCTGCGCTTCTCCGTCCGCGACGCGCAGGGCGCCGAGATCTACGCCTGGAACGCGGTGCTGGAGCAGCCGGTGCTCAAGCCCGGCGAGCGCGCCTATTTCAAATCGCGGCTGGCTTCGCCGCCGCCCGAAGGCCGTAATATTGACGTACGCTTTTTCAACAAGCGGGATCTGGCCGGTCACGCCTGA
- a CDS encoding response regulator produces the protein MPRVLIADDEDSMRSLVARAIAMDGHETVTAEDGAEALDILTREQGLFDLLLTDIQMPVMDGIALALTAARDFPDLKILLMTGFADQRERASGLNAIVHDVVTKPFSVHDIRTAVADALAARKNG, from the coding sequence ATGCCACGCGTGCTGATTGCCGATGACGAAGACTCCATGCGCTCGCTGGTGGCGCGCGCCATCGCCATGGATGGCCACGAGACCGTCACCGCCGAGGACGGCGCCGAAGCGCTCGATATCCTGACGCGCGAGCAAGGGCTATTCGACCTGCTCTTGACCGACATCCAGATGCCGGTGATGGACGGCATCGCGCTGGCGCTGACGGCGGCGCGCGATTTTCCCGACCTGAAAATCCTGTTGATGACGGGCTTCGCCGACCAGCGCGAACGCGCCTCCGGCCTTAACGCCATTGTGCACGACGTGGTGACGAAACCGTTTTCCGTGCATGACATCCGTACTGCGGTGGCTGACGCGCTGGCGGCGCGGAAGAACGGATAA
- a CDS encoding TIGR02302 family protein, whose amino-acid sequence MNGAPPDHTKPAREPDAVARLQLTQALQRAQYAIAWERTWPGLARLLSVIGLFLVASWAGLWLALPFLARAIGLGLFALAALAALFPLARFRWPSREEALSRLDRGTGIRHRPATALTDTLSTRDPIAQALWREQRERTLASIKRIRAGLPSPRLAIHDPWALRALVIVMLAAAYVAAGDERRLRIAAAFDWNGVLAPANVRVDAWVTPPLYTGKPPVILSAANRDAASPDSGAPLPVPAGSTLLVRSSGGNIDVVVGGGVTEVAPSEQAPKGTNERHFKITGDGTAHVRAPSGQPLWRFAATPDRGPTISLAKDPERQARGSLQMSYKLEDDYGVTEARAQFAARPADAAKDNKEAGKEANKDGKTAEPRPLFEPPQFALVLPNARTRNGVGQTVKDLSEDPYAGADVTLTLTAKDEAGNEGKSEPFNMRLPERLFTKPLARALIEQRRILALDANQNSQVYTALDALMIAPELFTPEAGHYLGLFSVKHQLEAARTDAALRDVVASLWALAVTIEDGNITDVEKALRAAQEALKQALERGATDEEIKKLTDNLRAALDNFLRQLAEQFRNNPQQQARPLDPNTKMLSQQDLKNMLDRLERMSRSGDKDAAKQLLEQLQQMLENLQMAQPGQGGDNEMEQALNELGDMIRKQQQLRDKTYKQGQDSRRDRMRGKQGEQSMGDLQQDQQGLRDRLKKLQEELAKRGMGPGQRGQQGQRGDQQGQQGQQGQGQQGQGGEQGDGEDGLDQADSAMGDATGRLGEGNADGAVDSQGRALDALRKGAQSLAEAMQQGDGDQPGDGPGNPRGRQQGAANSTDPLGRPMRNNEFTDDYTVKIPGEIDVQRVRRILEELRRRLGDTARPQIELDYIERLLKDY is encoded by the coding sequence TTGAACGGCGCTCCCCCTGACCACACAAAGCCTGCGCGCGAGCCGGATGCCGTCGCGCGGCTTCAACTGACGCAGGCCCTGCAACGTGCGCAGTACGCGATTGCGTGGGAACGTACGTGGCCGGGGCTTGCCCGGCTGCTGAGCGTTATTGGGCTGTTCCTGGTGGCGTCCTGGGCTGGATTGTGGCTGGCGCTGCCGTTCCTTGCACGAGCGATCGGCCTTGGTCTGTTTGCCCTCGCGGCGCTGGCCGCATTGTTCCCGCTCGCGCGGTTTCGCTGGCCGAGCCGCGAAGAGGCGTTGAGCCGGCTCGACCGCGGCACCGGCATTCGCCATCGCCCGGCGACCGCGCTGACCGATACACTCTCGACCAGGGATCCGATCGCACAGGCGCTGTGGCGGGAGCAGCGCGAGCGCACGCTGGCCTCGATCAAACGGATCCGAGCCGGGCTGCCTTCGCCGCGGCTGGCGATCCACGACCCCTGGGCGCTGCGCGCGCTGGTCATAGTGATGCTGGCGGCCGCCTATGTCGCCGCCGGCGACGAGCGCAGGCTACGAATTGCTGCGGCGTTCGACTGGAATGGCGTGCTGGCGCCGGCCAACGTCCGGGTCGATGCCTGGGTGACCCCGCCGCTCTATACCGGCAAGCCGCCGGTCATTCTGTCTGCCGCCAACAGGGATGCCGCTTCTCCCGATAGCGGGGCACCATTGCCGGTGCCTGCAGGCAGCACGCTGCTGGTGCGCTCCAGCGGCGGCAATATCGACGTCGTGGTCGGCGGCGGCGTGACCGAGGTCGCGCCCAGCGAGCAGGCGCCGAAGGGCACCAACGAACGGCATTTCAAGATCACGGGTGACGGCACCGCGCATGTCCGCGCGCCCTCCGGCCAGCCGCTGTGGCGCTTCGCGGCGACGCCCGACCGTGGCCCGACCATCTCGCTGGCGAAAGATCCGGAGCGCCAGGCCCGCGGCTCGCTGCAGATGTCCTACAAGCTCGAGGACGATTACGGCGTCACTGAAGCCCGCGCGCAATTCGCTGCCCGTCCGGCCGATGCGGCCAAGGATAACAAGGAAGCCGGCAAGGAAGCGAACAAGGATGGCAAGACGGCCGAGCCACGGCCGCTGTTCGAGCCGCCGCAGTTTGCGCTGGTGCTGCCGAATGCGCGCACTCGCAATGGCGTCGGCCAGACGGTGAAGGATCTCAGCGAGGATCCCTATGCCGGCGCCGATGTGACGCTGACGCTCACGGCCAAGGACGAGGCCGGCAATGAGGGCAAGAGCGAGCCGTTCAACATGCGGCTGCCGGAACGGCTGTTCACCAAGCCCCTCGCCCGCGCCCTGATCGAACAGCGCCGCATTCTGGCGCTCGATGCCAATCAGAATTCGCAAGTTTATACCGCCCTCGATGCGCTGATGATCGCGCCGGAATTGTTCACGCCCGAAGCCGGTCACTATCTCGGCCTATTCAGTGTTAAGCACCAACTAGAGGCGGCGCGCACCGATGCCGCGCTGCGCGATGTCGTCGCGAGCCTGTGGGCGCTTGCCGTCACCATCGAGGACGGCAACATCACCGATGTCGAGAAGGCGCTGCGTGCGGCGCAGGAGGCGCTCAAGCAGGCGCTGGAGCGTGGCGCCACCGACGAGGAGATCAAGAAGCTGACGGATAATTTGCGCGCTGCGCTGGATAATTTCCTGCGCCAGCTCGCCGAGCAGTTCCGCAACAACCCGCAGCAACAGGCGCGCCCGCTCGATCCCAACACGAAAATGCTGAGCCAGCAGGATCTCAAGAACATGCTCGACCGGCTGGAGCGGATGTCGCGTTCCGGCGACAAGGATGCCGCCAAGCAGCTACTGGAACAGCTACAGCAGATGCTGGAAAACCTGCAGATGGCGCAGCCCGGCCAAGGCGGTGACAACGAGATGGAGCAGGCGCTGAACGAGCTCGGCGACATGATCCGCAAGCAGCAGCAATTGCGCGACAAGACCTACAAGCAGGGCCAGGATTCGCGGCGCGACCGCATGCGCGGCAAGCAGGGCGAGCAGAGCATGGGCGACCTGCAGCAGGACCAGCAGGGCCTGCGTGACCGCCTCAAGAAGTTGCAGGAAGAGCTCGCCAAGCGCGGCATGGGCCCGGGCCAGCGCGGCCAGCAAGGCCAGCGCGGCGACCAGCAGGGACAGCAGGGCCAACAGGGTCAAGGCCAGCAGGGTCAAGGCGGCGAGCAGGGCGATGGCGAGGATGGGCTCGATCAGGCCGATTCCGCCATGGGCGATGCCACCGGCCGGCTCGGCGAGGGCAATGCCGATGGCGCGGTGGACTCGCAGGGCCGCGCGCTCGACGCGCTGCGTAAGGGCGCCCAGAGCCTCGCGGAAGCCATGCAGCAGGGTGACGGCGATCAGCCGGGGGACGGCCCCGGCAACCCCAGAGGCCGCCAACAGGGCGCCGCCAACTCGACCGATCCGCTCGGACGGCCGATGCGCAATAACGAGTTCACCGACGACTATACGGTGAAGATCCCCGGCGAGATCGACGTGCAGCGGGTTCGCCGGATTTTGGAAGAACTGCGCCGCCGTCTCGGCGATACGGCCCGTCCGCAGATCGAACTGGACTACATCGAGCGGCTGCTGAAGGATTATTGA
- a CDS encoding carboxymuconolactone decarboxylase family protein, producing the protein MDQKTHDKGLEIRKAVLGEAYVENALKNADSFNKPFQELVTEYCWGAVWGREELPRKTRSMLNLAMISILNRPHELKAHIKGALTNGVSRDEIREIFMQVSIYAGIPAGVDSFRIAREVFTELDKA; encoded by the coding sequence ATGGACCAGAAGACACACGACAAGGGACTGGAAATTCGCAAGGCGGTGCTCGGCGAGGCCTATGTCGAGAACGCGCTGAAGAACGCCGACAGTTTTAACAAGCCGTTCCAGGAACTCGTCACCGAATATTGCTGGGGCGCGGTGTGGGGCCGCGAGGAACTGCCGCGCAAGACCCGCAGCATGCTCAATCTCGCCATGATCTCAATCCTGAACCGCCCGCATGAACTGAAGGCACACATCAAGGGCGCGCTGACCAACGGCGTCAGCCGCGACGAGATCCGCGAGATATTCATGCAGGTTTCGATCTATGCCGGCATCCCCGCCGGCGTCGACAGCTTTCGCATCGCGCGCGAAGTGTTCACGGAGTTGGATAAGGCATAA
- a CDS encoding NAD(P)-dependent oxidoreductase gives MEIGFIGLGKMGSPMARRLIEAKHQLTVFDTRQEAVDKLVALGAQAASSPKDIADRCETVLASLPSLQASFDVATGAGGVIEGRRAKRFVDLSTVGSQMAAKIHGLLAKKNIVQIDSPVSGGVGGAEKGTLAVMVSGPRADYELTKPALDVIGKVFFIGEKPGSAQTMKLANNFLSATAMVATSEAVVMGVKAGLDPAVMIDVINAGSGLNTASRDKFPRSVLPRSFDFGFATGLMVKDVRLALEEMKSLGLSMEVAEAVGRLWEVIIRDEGAESDFTAAIKPIEKAAGVVVGGAK, from the coding sequence ATGGAAATCGGATTCATCGGCCTCGGGAAAATGGGCTCCCCGATGGCGCGCCGCCTGATCGAGGCCAAGCATCAACTCACCGTGTTCGACACGCGGCAGGAAGCCGTCGACAAGCTCGTCGCACTCGGCGCGCAAGCCGCATCATCGCCGAAGGATATCGCCGATCGCTGCGAGACCGTGCTGGCGAGCCTGCCGTCGCTGCAGGCCTCGTTCGACGTTGCGACCGGCGCGGGCGGCGTGATCGAAGGGAGGCGCGCCAAACGCTTCGTCGATCTCTCCACCGTCGGGTCGCAAATGGCCGCGAAAATTCACGGCCTGCTGGCCAAGAAGAACATCGTGCAGATCGACAGCCCCGTGAGCGGCGGCGTCGGCGGTGCAGAAAAGGGCACGCTCGCCGTGATGGTCTCCGGCCCGCGCGCCGATTACGAGCTGACAAAACCCGCGCTCGACGTGATCGGAAAAGTGTTTTTCATCGGCGAAAAGCCCGGCTCGGCGCAGACCATGAAGCTCGCCAACAATTTCCTGTCGGCAACCGCGATGGTGGCGACGTCGGAGGCGGTTGTGATGGGCGTCAAGGCAGGGCTCGATCCGGCTGTCATGATCGACGTCATCAACGCAGGTTCCGGGCTTAACACGGCGAGCCGCGACAAGTTTCCGCGCTCGGTGCTGCCGCGCAGCTTCGATTTCGGCTTCGCAACGGGACTGATGGTGAAGGACGTGCGGCTTGCGCTGGAAGAGATGAAATCGCTGGGACTGTCGATGGAAGTCGCCGAAGCGGTCGGACGCTTGTGGGAAGTCATCATCCGCGACGAGGGCGCGGAGTCGGATTTCACCGCGGCGATCAAGCCGATCGAGAAGGCGGCGGGCGTGGTGGTCGGCGGCGCGAAGTGA